The nucleotide window TGGCTAAGGACGCAATAGCATCCAGTTCGGCTTTTGATTCAGGTGATAGATTATATTGATTGGTTTTAAAATAGACGGATGCGGTTCTAAGGAGTTGAAAATCATCCAGGTTCGTTCTGACCTGGTTCAAATCTGCAGCAACTTGCGTTGATTTGGTAATCGCCTGACTGGCTTTTTGGTCAGCCTGATTGGCCAGTTGGGTGGTTTTTTCAACTTTGACGTCAACAGTTGTGATTCGGTCTGAAAGTCGTTTATCGAGTTCGGCAATTTCAGTGGTTGTGCGACGGACAGACTCTTCAAGTTCAGCCGTTCGGCCTTCGAGCGGGGTCACTCGTTCGTCAATTGTCTTACGGACAAATTTCTTGGTGGCACATCCCTGTCCAAAAACCGCTGCTAAAACGGCTATTCCGACAATAGCTACTATTCGGTGCGTCATAGCCTAAGGCTCCTTTCAGTTGTGGATTGGTCAGTACAGATCGCATCGGGTTTGCCATTGAGCCGAATCGAGT belongs to Acidobacteriota bacterium and includes:
- a CDS encoding OmpA family protein; this encodes MTHRIVAIVGIAVLAAVFGQGCATKKFVRKTIDERVTPLEGRTAELEESVRRTTTEIAELDKRLSDRITTVDVKVEKTTQLANQADQKASQAITKSTQVAADLNQVRTNLDDFQLLRTASVYFKTNQYNLSPESKAELDAIASLAKQKKGVRIEIAGFADKRGSINHNNQLTNRRADEVKRYLFNVHNIELWRIQQVGAGEINEGDYTREALQQNRRVDVRVIENMVVSKALNGSETASK